From the genome of Eucalyptus grandis isolate ANBG69807.140 chromosome 2, ASM1654582v1, whole genome shotgun sequence, one region includes:
- the LOC120290563 gene encoding uncharacterized protein LOC120290563, whose product MGVAKLKVFGDSSLIILQTVGEWKIKDAKLLPYHKNLENLVKEFEEVSFQYLPRSHNQFANAPVPLSSMLQVTDGLEVEPLKIEVLLKPAYCMIVTKELDGKPWYYNIKNCIKKQEFPEGSTQAGRKYIMKMASKFFVSGENLYKRSYDSVLLRCIDAVEASQIMQEVHEGFVKRDIITRYGVPEAIITDNGTNLNNKLVDELFR is encoded by the exons ATGGGTGTGGCTAAGTTAAAAGTGTTCGGAGATTCCTCACTAATCATACTGCAGACTGTGGGAGAATGGAAGATCAAGGATGCCAAGTTACTCCCATACCACAAGAATTTAGAAAATCTGGTGAAAGAGTTCGAGGAAGTTTCGTTTCAATACTTGCCgaggtctcataatcaatttgcaaaTGCACCTGTGCCATTGTCCTCTATGCTGCAAGTCACTGATGGGTTGGAGGTTGAACCTCTGAAAATAGAAGTTTTGCTGAAGCCCGCTTATTGTATGATTGTGACTAAAGAACTTGATggaaaaccatggtattacAATATCAAGAATTGCATTAAAAAACAGGAATTTCCCGAAGGAAGCACTCAGGCTGGTAGGAAGTATATCATGAAGATGGCTTCAAAATTTTTCGTCAGTGGTGAGAATTTGTATAAGAGATCTTACGATTCTGTCTTGTTACGATGTATAGATGCAGTTGAAGCCagtcaaatcatgcaagaagtgcacGAGGGA TTTgtcaaacgtgacataattaCTCGCTATGGTGTTCCTGAAGCAATCATTACTGATAATGGgaccaatttgaacaacaaacttgttgatgagttgttcagATAG
- the LOC120290564 gene encoding uncharacterized protein LOC120290564, whose protein sequence is MSSTNQSKTKEIRIDVRLEGISTDKASQNGLISISFPDNMSSTDQSKTKVMPTPEINEEHRSLFQAVVKGQWKAAEQILDRDRKVMMENVMTVGNKSVSVLEFAVMAAQDHYPLVEKLIDSVDSIDSVHLVHSVHSVHSDPTYKESILRSALYDAARRGSITMFKKTKLVPNIKL, encoded by the exons ATGAGCAGCACGAATCAATCAAAAACTAAAG AGATTCGCATAGACGTGAGGTTAGAGGGCATATCAACTGATAAAGCTTCCCAAAACGGtctcatttcaatttcatttccaGACAACATGAGCAGCACGGATCAATCAAAAACTAAAG TTATGCCAACACCAGAGATCAATGAAGAGCATCGATCATTGTTTCAAGCCGTAGTGAAAGGTCAATGGAAAGCTGCTGAGCAAATCCTTGATAGAGATCGCAAAGTAATGATGGAAAATGTCATGACTGTAGGAAATAAATCCGTTAGTGTGCTTGAATTTGCGGTTATGGCCGCACAAGATCACTATCCATTGGTCGAGAAGCTCATCGACTCGGTCGACTCGATCGACTCGGTCCACTTGGTCCACTCGGTCCACTCGGTCCACTCTGATCCAACATACAAAGAATCCATTTTGAGGAGTGCCCTCTACGATGCTGCCCGAAGAGGAAGCATAACGATG TTCAAGAAAACAAAGCTGGTTCCGAATATAAAATTGTAG